Proteins encoded within one genomic window of Thunnus albacares chromosome 13, fThuAlb1.1, whole genome shotgun sequence:
- the LOC122995089 gene encoding moesin isoform X1, with the protein MCSLPQISVRVTTMDAELEFAIQPNTTGKQLFDQVVKTIGLREVWYFGLQYQDTKGFSTWLKLNKKVTAQDVRKESPLLFKFRAKFFPEDVSEELIQDATQRLFFLQVKEGILNDDIYCPPETAVLLASYAVQAKYADYNKEVHTPGYLSSEPLLPQRVLDQHKLSKDQWEERIQVWHEEHKGMMREESMMEYLKIAQDLEMYGVNYFSIKNKKGTELWLGVDALGLNIYEQNDKMTPKIGFPWSEIRNISFNDKKFVIKPIDKKAPDFVFYAPRLRINKRILALCMGNHELYMRRRKPDTIEVQQMKAQAREEKNHKKMERALLENEKRKREVAEKEKEKIEKEKEELMERLKQIEEQTKKAQQELEEQTQRALELEQERKRSQEEAERLETELKEAEDARVTLLQQSENQMKNQEHLATELADLTSKISLLEDAKKKKEDEAVQWQQKATMVQEDLEKTKEELKNKVMAAHVQEPAENEHDENDESSAEASAEFTAAATYKDRSEEERMTEAEKNERLQKHLLALSSELANARDETKKTVNDIIHAENMKAGRDKYKTLRQIRSGNTKQRIDEFECM; encoded by the exons ATGTGCTCTCTTCCACAGATTAGTGTAAGAGTCACCACAATGGATGCTGAACTGGAGTTTGCCATTCAGCCTAATACAACAGGAAAGCAACTCTTTGACCAG gtTGTTAAGACCATTGGACTGCGGGAGGTTTGGTACTTTGGACTCCAGTACCAGGATACAAAGGGTTTCTCTACATGGCTCAAGCTCAACAAGAAG gtGACGGCCCAGGATGTGAGGAAGGAAAGCCCGCTGCTGTTTAAGTTCCGTGCCAAATTCTTCCCCGAGGATGTGTCAGAGGAGTTAATCCAGGATGCCACGCAGCGGCTGTTCTTCCTGCAGGTGAAGGAGGGAATCTTAAATGACGACATCTACTGCCCTCCAGAGACTGCAGTCCTCCTGGCCTCCTATGCAGTGCAAGCCAAGTATGCTGACTACAACAAGGAAGTCCACACACCAGGCTACCTGTCCAGTGAACCACTGCTCCCTCAGAG AGTTCTGGACCAGCACAAACTCAGCAAGGACCAGTGGGAGGAGAGGATTCAAGTGTGGCACGAAGAGCACAAGGGCATGATGAG agaggaATCCATGATGGAGTATCTGAAGATTGCTCAAGATCTCGAGATGTATGGAGTCAACTACTTCAGCATCAAAAATAAGAAAGGAACAGAACTTTGGTTGGGTGTGGATGCTTTGGGACTCAACATTTATGAACAGAATGATAA AATGACGCCCAAAATTGGATTTCCTTGGAGTGAAATCAGGAACATTTCCTTCAATGACAAGAAGTTTGTCATTAAACCAATTGACAAGAAAGCACCT gaCTTTGTATTCTATGCTCCGAGACTGCGCATCAACAAGCGCATTCTGGCACTATGCATGGGCAACCATGAGCTGTATATGCGCCGCCGCAAACCTGACACCATTGAAGTGCAGCAGATGAAGGCTCAGGCTCGGGAGGAGAAGAATCACAAGAAGATGGAGAG GGCTCTGCTGGagaatgaaaagaggaaaagagaagttgcagaaaaggaaaaggaaaagattgaaaaggaaaaggaggaatTGATGGAGCGATTAAAGCAGATTGAGGAGCAGACAAAGAAAGCCCAACAAG AGTTGGAGGAGCAAACGCAGCGGGCTCtggagctggagcaggagaggaaGCGATCTCAGGAGGAGGCTGAACGTCTGGAGactgagctgaaagaggctgAGGATGCCAGGGTGACACTGCTGCAACAGTCAGAGAACCAGATGAAGAACCAAGAGCACCTG GCCACAGAGTTGGCTGATCTGACTTCAAAGATTTCCCTCCTGGAGGAtgccaagaagaagaaggaagatgaggCAGTGCAGTGGCAACAGAAG GCCACCATGGTGCAGGAGGACCTGGAGAAGACCAAAGAAGAGCTTAAAAACAAAGTCATGGCAGCTCATGTTCAGGAGCCCGCAGAGAATGAGCATGACGAGAACGACGAGAGCAGCGCCGAAGCCAGCGCCGAGTTCACGGCCGCCGCCACATACAAGGACCGCAGCGAAGAGGAGCGCATGACCGAGGCTGAGAAGAACGAACGTTTGCAGAAACATCTACTC GCTTTAAGCTCAGAGTTGGCCAACGCTCGGGATGAGACCAAGAAGACAGTGAATGACATCATCCACGCAGAGAACATGAAAGCAGGACGAGACAAGTACAAGACCCTCAGACAGATCCGGTCAGGAAACACCAAACAGCGCATCGATGAGTTCGAATGTATGTGA
- the LOC122995089 gene encoding moesin isoform X3, with the protein MLNWSLPFSLIQQESNSLTRVLDQHKLSKDQWEERIQVWHEEHKGMMREESMMEYLKIAQDLEMYGVNYFSIKNKKGTELWLGVDALGLNIYEQNDKMTPKIGFPWSEIRNISFNDKKFVIKPIDKKAPDFVFYAPRLRINKRILALCMGNHELYMRRRKPDTIEVQQMKAQAREEKNHKKMERALLENEKRKREVAEKEKEKIEKEKEELMERLKQIEEQTKKAQQELEEQTQRALELEQERKRSQEEAERLETELKEAEDARVTLLQQSENQMKNQEHLATELADLTSKISLLEDAKKKKEDEAVQWQQKATMVQEDLEKTKEELKNKVMAAHVQEPAENEHDENDESSAEASAEFTAAATYKDRSEEERMTEAEKNERLQKHLLALSSELANARDETKKTVNDIIHAENMKAGRDKYKTLRQIRSGNTKQRIDEFECM; encoded by the exons ATGCTGAACTGGAGTTTGCCATTCAGCCTAATACAACAGGAAAGCAACTCTTTGACCAG AGTTCTGGACCAGCACAAACTCAGCAAGGACCAGTGGGAGGAGAGGATTCAAGTGTGGCACGAAGAGCACAAGGGCATGATGAG agaggaATCCATGATGGAGTATCTGAAGATTGCTCAAGATCTCGAGATGTATGGAGTCAACTACTTCAGCATCAAAAATAAGAAAGGAACAGAACTTTGGTTGGGTGTGGATGCTTTGGGACTCAACATTTATGAACAGAATGATAA AATGACGCCCAAAATTGGATTTCCTTGGAGTGAAATCAGGAACATTTCCTTCAATGACAAGAAGTTTGTCATTAAACCAATTGACAAGAAAGCACCT gaCTTTGTATTCTATGCTCCGAGACTGCGCATCAACAAGCGCATTCTGGCACTATGCATGGGCAACCATGAGCTGTATATGCGCCGCCGCAAACCTGACACCATTGAAGTGCAGCAGATGAAGGCTCAGGCTCGGGAGGAGAAGAATCACAAGAAGATGGAGAG GGCTCTGCTGGagaatgaaaagaggaaaagagaagttgcagaaaaggaaaaggaaaagattgaaaaggaaaaggaggaatTGATGGAGCGATTAAAGCAGATTGAGGAGCAGACAAAGAAAGCCCAACAAG AGTTGGAGGAGCAAACGCAGCGGGCTCtggagctggagcaggagaggaaGCGATCTCAGGAGGAGGCTGAACGTCTGGAGactgagctgaaagaggctgAGGATGCCAGGGTGACACTGCTGCAACAGTCAGAGAACCAGATGAAGAACCAAGAGCACCTG GCCACAGAGTTGGCTGATCTGACTTCAAAGATTTCCCTCCTGGAGGAtgccaagaagaagaaggaagatgaggCAGTGCAGTGGCAACAGAAG GCCACCATGGTGCAGGAGGACCTGGAGAAGACCAAAGAAGAGCTTAAAAACAAAGTCATGGCAGCTCATGTTCAGGAGCCCGCAGAGAATGAGCATGACGAGAACGACGAGAGCAGCGCCGAAGCCAGCGCCGAGTTCACGGCCGCCGCCACATACAAGGACCGCAGCGAAGAGGAGCGCATGACCGAGGCTGAGAAGAACGAACGTTTGCAGAAACATCTACTC GCTTTAAGCTCAGAGTTGGCCAACGCTCGGGATGAGACCAAGAAGACAGTGAATGACATCATCCACGCAGAGAACATGAAAGCAGGACGAGACAAGTACAAGACCCTCAGACAGATCCGGTCAGGAAACACCAAACAGCGCATCGATGAGTTCGAATGTATGTGA
- the LOC122995089 gene encoding moesin isoform X2 → MPKTISVRVTTMDAELEFAIQPNTTGKQLFDQVVKTIGLREVWYFGLQYQDTKGFSTWLKLNKKVTAQDVRKESPLLFKFRAKFFPEDVSEELIQDATQRLFFLQVKEGILNDDIYCPPETAVLLASYAVQAKYADYNKEVHTPGYLSSEPLLPQRVLDQHKLSKDQWEERIQVWHEEHKGMMREESMMEYLKIAQDLEMYGVNYFSIKNKKGTELWLGVDALGLNIYEQNDKMTPKIGFPWSEIRNISFNDKKFVIKPIDKKAPDFVFYAPRLRINKRILALCMGNHELYMRRRKPDTIEVQQMKAQAREEKNHKKMERALLENEKRKREVAEKEKEKIEKEKEELMERLKQIEEQTKKAQQELEEQTQRALELEQERKRSQEEAERLETELKEAEDARVTLLQQSENQMKNQEHLATELADLTSKISLLEDAKKKKEDEAVQWQQKATMVQEDLEKTKEELKNKVMAAHVQEPAENEHDENDESSAEASAEFTAAATYKDRSEEERMTEAEKNERLQKHLLALSSELANARDETKKTVNDIIHAENMKAGRDKYKTLRQIRSGNTKQRIDEFECM, encoded by the exons atgCCGAAGACG ATTAGTGTAAGAGTCACCACAATGGATGCTGAACTGGAGTTTGCCATTCAGCCTAATACAACAGGAAAGCAACTCTTTGACCAG gtTGTTAAGACCATTGGACTGCGGGAGGTTTGGTACTTTGGACTCCAGTACCAGGATACAAAGGGTTTCTCTACATGGCTCAAGCTCAACAAGAAG gtGACGGCCCAGGATGTGAGGAAGGAAAGCCCGCTGCTGTTTAAGTTCCGTGCCAAATTCTTCCCCGAGGATGTGTCAGAGGAGTTAATCCAGGATGCCACGCAGCGGCTGTTCTTCCTGCAGGTGAAGGAGGGAATCTTAAATGACGACATCTACTGCCCTCCAGAGACTGCAGTCCTCCTGGCCTCCTATGCAGTGCAAGCCAAGTATGCTGACTACAACAAGGAAGTCCACACACCAGGCTACCTGTCCAGTGAACCACTGCTCCCTCAGAG AGTTCTGGACCAGCACAAACTCAGCAAGGACCAGTGGGAGGAGAGGATTCAAGTGTGGCACGAAGAGCACAAGGGCATGATGAG agaggaATCCATGATGGAGTATCTGAAGATTGCTCAAGATCTCGAGATGTATGGAGTCAACTACTTCAGCATCAAAAATAAGAAAGGAACAGAACTTTGGTTGGGTGTGGATGCTTTGGGACTCAACATTTATGAACAGAATGATAA AATGACGCCCAAAATTGGATTTCCTTGGAGTGAAATCAGGAACATTTCCTTCAATGACAAGAAGTTTGTCATTAAACCAATTGACAAGAAAGCACCT gaCTTTGTATTCTATGCTCCGAGACTGCGCATCAACAAGCGCATTCTGGCACTATGCATGGGCAACCATGAGCTGTATATGCGCCGCCGCAAACCTGACACCATTGAAGTGCAGCAGATGAAGGCTCAGGCTCGGGAGGAGAAGAATCACAAGAAGATGGAGAG GGCTCTGCTGGagaatgaaaagaggaaaagagaagttgcagaaaaggaaaaggaaaagattgaaaaggaaaaggaggaatTGATGGAGCGATTAAAGCAGATTGAGGAGCAGACAAAGAAAGCCCAACAAG AGTTGGAGGAGCAAACGCAGCGGGCTCtggagctggagcaggagaggaaGCGATCTCAGGAGGAGGCTGAACGTCTGGAGactgagctgaaagaggctgAGGATGCCAGGGTGACACTGCTGCAACAGTCAGAGAACCAGATGAAGAACCAAGAGCACCTG GCCACAGAGTTGGCTGATCTGACTTCAAAGATTTCCCTCCTGGAGGAtgccaagaagaagaaggaagatgaggCAGTGCAGTGGCAACAGAAG GCCACCATGGTGCAGGAGGACCTGGAGAAGACCAAAGAAGAGCTTAAAAACAAAGTCATGGCAGCTCATGTTCAGGAGCCCGCAGAGAATGAGCATGACGAGAACGACGAGAGCAGCGCCGAAGCCAGCGCCGAGTTCACGGCCGCCGCCACATACAAGGACCGCAGCGAAGAGGAGCGCATGACCGAGGCTGAGAAGAACGAACGTTTGCAGAAACATCTACTC GCTTTAAGCTCAGAGTTGGCCAACGCTCGGGATGAGACCAAGAAGACAGTGAATGACATCATCCACGCAGAGAACATGAAAGCAGGACGAGACAAGTACAAGACCCTCAGACAGATCCGGTCAGGAAACACCAAACAGCGCATCGATGAGTTCGAATGTATGTGA